A genomic region of Rhipicephalus sanguineus isolate Rsan-2018 chromosome 3, BIME_Rsan_1.4, whole genome shotgun sequence contains the following coding sequences:
- the LOC119385085 gene encoding uncharacterized protein LOC119385085 — MRWLRRLSGLELRQIADRVVGQSPMRQVAWWDLAPLCVPHRLHELLLDRLLIAHYDLRALLGVVEPSVLTRLRVTKIRCTCQAERNVNSSLRSGLGEACATQNDLDVERLARLLAEAKSLQELETDLPVNVRRLAASGPYEALKRLRLVRFVSPSNPGARPTFYRYFLSRNELISLLQQMPALRELRCDASQAIGWLEEGELALLSRLEVVYLLHEVPGANASREEPFAPGAQFLVAHCPNVRELVFRAAGPRDLRPLCALRHLERLCLCYGGRGGRAFLDESLLDALGHVATNLRHLDLPTEAHLRPQALADACPALESLVARCFLRRISQALAVDPRPRQLPSVASSATSRPLSSLVEIELVTLRDAAAVMPLCPELRTIKLTLPHMDPADAQELADLCDRERCPKLERITLNLMGSYSHRTVVHFLQRMARVPQVQVFVVKTPDVYAELNTAAAANQGP; from the exons ATGCGCTGGCTGCGGCGCCTGTCGGGTCTGGAGCTTCGGCAGATAGCCGACAGAGTGGTCGGCCAGTCTCCCATGCGCCAGGTGGCCTGGTGGGACCTGGCGCCGCTGTGCGTGCCCCACCGGCTGCACGAACTGCTCCTCGACAGGCTGCTCATCGCGCACTACGACCTGCGCGCTTTGCTCGGCGTCGTCGAGCCATCGGTGCTGACGCGGCTGCGCGTCACCAAG ATCCGGTGCACGTGCCAGGCGGAGAGAAACGTGAACAGTAGCCTGCGTTCGGGACTCGGCGAGGCGTGCGCGACGCAGAACGATCTGGACGTGGAGCGGCTGGCGAGACTTCTCGCCGAGGCCAAATCCCTGCAGGAGCTGGAGACCGACCTGCCGGTCAACGTGAGGCGTCTCGCGGCGTCCGGTCCGTACGAGGCCCTGAAGCGACTCCGTCTGGTGCGGTTCGTGTCGCCGTCGAACCCCGGGGCGCGCCCAACGTTCTACCGGTATTTCCTGTCGAGGAACGAGTTGATCTCGCTGCTCCAGCAGATGCCCGCGCTGCGCGAGCTGCGCTGCGACGCGTCGCAAGCCATCGGTTGGCTGGAAGAAGGCGAGCTAGCGTTGCTCTCGCGGCTGGAAGTGGTCTACCTGCTGCATGAAGTGCCCGGGGCGAACGCCTCGAGAGAGGAGCCCTTCGCGCCGGGTGCGCAGTTTCTCGTCGCGCACTGCCCCAATGTAAGAGAG CTTGTATTTCGTGCGGCCGGACCACGCGACCTTCGTCCCTTGTGCGCGCTGCGGCACCTCGAACGGTTGTGCTTGTGCTACGGTGGCCGAGGTGGGCGCGCGTTCCTGGACGAGTCCCTGCTCGATGCGCTGGGTCACGTCGCGACCAACCTGCGTCACCTGGATTTGCCCACCGAGGCACACTTACGGCCTCAA GCGCTGGCGGACGCTTGTCCAGCGCTGGAATCGCTGGTAGCGCGGTGCTTCCTTCGGCGGATCAGCCAGGCGCTGGCAGTCGATCCCCGCCCGCGCCAGCTGCCCTCGGTGGCATCAAGTGCCACCAGCAGGCCGCTGTCTTCGCTCGTGGAGATCGAGCTGGTCACCTTGAGGGACGCCGCAGCGGTGATGCCGCTGTGCCCCGAGCTGCGCACAATCAAGCTCACGCTGCCGCACATGGATCCCGCGGACGCGCAGGAGCTGGCCGACCTGTGCGACCGCGAGCGCTGCCCGAAACTCGAGCGCATCACGCTCAACCTGATGGGCTCATACTCACATCGCACGGTTGTCCACTTCCTACAACGCATGGCACGCGTGCCGCAA